A part of Winslowiella toletana genomic DNA contains:
- the zwf gene encoding glucose-6-phosphate dehydrogenase, with amino-acid sequence MAVTQTAQACDLVIFGAKGDLARRKLLPSLYQLEKAGQIHEDSRIIGVGRADWDKAAYTKVIREALETFMKEKIDEALWDKLSSRLDFCNLDVNDSSHFPKLGKMLDQKNRVTINYFAMPPSTFGAICKGLGQAKLNAMPARVVMEKPLGTSLATSREINDQVGEYFEECQVFRIDHYLGKETVLNLLALRFANSLFASNWDNRTIDHVQITVAEEVGIEGRWGYFDQAGQMRDMIQNHLLQILTMIAMSPPADLSADRIRDEKVKVLRSLRRIDHSNVRDKTVRGQYTAGFVQGKKVPGYLEEEGANKSSNTESFVSIRVDIDDWRWAGVPFYLRTGKRLPTKCSEVVVYFKNPALNLFKESWQELPQNKLTIRLQPDEGVDIQILNKVPGLDHKHNLQTTKLDLSYSETFNQSHLADAYERLLLETMRGIQALFVRRDEVEEAWKWVDSIMDAWAADNEAPKPYQAGTWGPVASVAMITRDGRSWNEFE; translated from the coding sequence ATGGCGGTAACACAAACAGCCCAGGCGTGCGATCTGGTTATTTTCGGTGCCAAAGGCGATCTTGCACGCCGGAAACTGTTGCCTTCCCTGTACCAGCTGGAAAAAGCCGGACAGATTCATGAAGACTCGCGCATTATCGGGGTCGGACGCGCTGACTGGGATAAAGCTGCCTACACCAAGGTGATTCGTGAAGCGCTGGAAACCTTCATGAAAGAGAAAATCGACGAAGCGCTTTGGGACAAACTGAGCAGCCGCCTCGATTTCTGTAACCTTGATGTCAATGATTCCTCCCACTTCCCGAAACTGGGCAAGATGCTGGATCAGAAAAATCGCGTTACCATCAACTACTTCGCTATGCCGCCAAGCACCTTCGGCGCGATCTGCAAAGGTCTTGGTCAGGCTAAACTGAACGCCATGCCGGCGCGCGTGGTGATGGAAAAACCGCTGGGCACCTCACTTGCCACCTCACGTGAAATCAATGATCAGGTGGGCGAGTACTTCGAAGAGTGCCAGGTGTTCCGTATTGACCACTACCTGGGTAAAGAGACGGTGCTGAACCTGCTGGCGCTGCGTTTCGCCAACTCACTGTTCGCCTCTAACTGGGACAACCGCACCATCGACCACGTGCAGATCACCGTGGCGGAAGAGGTGGGTATCGAAGGCCGTTGGGGTTACTTCGATCAGGCCGGTCAGATGCGCGATATGATTCAGAACCATCTGTTGCAGATTCTGACTATGATTGCCATGTCGCCACCGGCCGATCTCTCAGCCGACCGCATTCGTGATGAAAAAGTCAAAGTGCTGCGTTCGCTGCGCCGTATCGATCACAGCAATGTGCGCGATAAAACCGTACGTGGTCAGTACACCGCCGGTTTTGTGCAGGGTAAAAAAGTGCCGGGCTATCTGGAAGAAGAGGGCGCCAACAAATCCAGTAATACCGAATCCTTTGTCTCAATCCGTGTGGATATCGATGACTGGCGTTGGGCTGGTGTGCCGTTCTACCTGCGTACCGGTAAACGTCTGCCAACCAAATGTTCGGAAGTGGTGGTGTACTTTAAGAACCCGGCGCTGAACCTGTTTAAAGAGTCCTGGCAGGAGCTGCCACAGAACAAACTGACCATCCGCCTGCAGCCAGACGAAGGTGTGGATATTCAGATTCTGAATAAAGTGCCAGGCCTTGATCATAAACACAATCTGCAGACGACCAAGCTGGATCTGAGCTACTCCGAAACCTTTAACCAGTCGCACCTGGCCGATGCTTACGAGCGTCTGTTGCTGGAAACCATGCGCGGCATTCAGGCGCTGTTTGTGCGCCGTGATGAAGTTGAAGAGGCATGGAAATGGGTCGACTCGATTATGGATGCCTGGGCTGCGGATAACGAAGCGCCGAAGCCTTATCAGGCTGGCACCTGGGGCCCGGTGGCTTCCGTGGCGATGATTACCCGCGATGGCCGTTCCTGGAACGAGTTCGAGTAA